A window from Symbiopectobacterium purcellii encodes these proteins:
- a CDS encoding phosphopantetheine-binding protein: protein MGGNSLLGTKLVAQVCERFSINLTIKEFFYDATLSGLCACVERHLADRARMEEGTL, encoded by the coding sequence GTGGGCGGTAACTCGTTGCTGGGGACAAAATTAGTCGCTCAGGTGTGTGAACGATTTTCTATCAATCTGACCATAAAGGAGTTTTTCTATGATGCAACCTTATCTGGTCTGTGTGCCTGTGTTGAACGGCATTTAGCCGACCGCGCTCGAATGGAGGAGGGAACGCTATGA
- a CDS encoding non-ribosomal peptide synthetase: MNIADFVATLELHGIELWSEGNHLHFRAPAGTLNETVKEALREHKPALLVYLASRNESEAIHCDRQSRFTPFPLTETQQAWLIGRHSAFAYGGLACRGFLAVSFPAVLEPVRLEQALQQLIARHDMLRVVVKEEGFQRVLSTVPDYTLPTSDLRHLGTEAAQRAVERLRDTLLSAPSDYATWPLFAAHAVRLARETQLLLAVELIALDAASLYLLVDELALLLFNPEQLLPAPDITFRDCVIARRAAREGKRYRDDRHYWLARLDALPDAPQLPLAEAAADAPFLRRYRLLSASQVRQLGSLAGEHQVTLSVLLLGAFAQVLALYSQQRHFTLNLPVSRRDQRHPDIQRVVGDFTDTVLLEVDLQGVVPFGEQLRVLSQRLCDAMDHVSYSGLEVLRALSRRLGDAQIMPVVFTSTLGQRGHREGKKPCYHLVQGMTQTPQVLIDCQVVEQPEGILVAWDSREALFPPALIEHAFELYSSFINRLIEDGEGCMLQVRPVPLPASLCHARQYANATCRAHPAQLLHQGIVVQAERRPEAIAVIDEHGALSYQQLLAQACRLAARLQQAGHQPTQRVAIFCDKGRGQALSVLATLLCGGCYVPFYLKQPTARRDLMLQDADIAWAVADDLTLLPAGIQVFNWRCETPVCDFTPVSVAPEQPAYLIYTSGSTGTPKGVVMSHQAAWNTLADINHRFAVGPQDAVLALANLSFDLAVYDLFGVLAAGGRLVYPHAAQQGDPAHWAQQIQHHDITLWNSVPSQLQMLCDVRQPLAPLRVVLVSGDWVPRSLTESLSALQASAELFALGGATEAGIWSVCCPVNALEAHWVHAPYGAPLANQRLYVLDDAMNDRPDWVEGEIAIAGASLADGYWQDAEKTAQRFVTARNGERRYLTGDRGRYWPDGRIEFRGRYDQQVKIHGHRVELGEITATLRQHPAVADGIALLTAEGTLHGVVEMAAGQQSAATSVTDAARYCADQLERGMDAPAFTALMAAADRVAMLAMAARLRADGLFGAEAVYHSLDEIYQATHVAQTHQRLLRRWLDALVGARALTRDAQGHYRDLIPSDTAALDDAWQQVDRLEQRTRYGSLTLNYIRACSEDLAGLLRGERDVRGLLFPQGELSTAQAAYRDNVASRSMNAIAIAAITEFAKQCDRPLRLLEVGAGVAGTASELVPALAAYGTEYWFTDLSTFFLTEARKRFADYDGMHYGLFDMNLPAAAQGMQANSMDVILCANVLHNARHAGEVLAGLAQLLTPGGILVFIEPVRRHNYPLLVSMEFFPELTGFTDLRAETDQTFFTREQWLDLLQQAGATLLDCSPAAHSALATSGQGVFIAQFKTDRASVSDARLRTYLQTRLPVYMIPTQLHVWDALPRTSSGKIDRPMLAKMLVSHGSIATSQVLGDALSDALEKDIAAIWSEVLDTEIVTRDADFYACGGDSLLLSRMIGRLRERVPAANALTWGSLLRHLLQEPTLKSLSARLRQVEKQQTVASPTQVPLVALWETAGVSSHACVLLHAGSGDMQPYRHVLPELDKSGYSCGIGIELPSLTAFMALPPSQALLRLAGQYADALCERGERFTLIGYCLGGLLAAEMARQLSERGVSVQQLVVISAWQPPRVDDVRLVEYVFARSHGACMEALRLPSESALAEVVHYVLRETPSHIPAGAFDRLPEAYQPVGDALSQWAMKPLNERLRVLQAGGDAQGAYLAPAGEVQAFAERHALFHHCMAAVGEHQPAPWTGKTVLIRNSASDPLLPGTPQDVTDYWRRLSLGDLTVVDTPGDHFSCMTQQHAASLADCIARHTRPEAVL; this comes from the coding sequence ATGAATATCGCCGATTTTGTTGCCACGCTGGAGTTGCATGGCATCGAGTTGTGGAGCGAAGGGAATCATCTGCACTTTCGGGCGCCTGCCGGAACTTTGAATGAAACGGTGAAAGAAGCGTTGCGCGAACACAAGCCTGCGCTATTAGTCTATCTGGCAAGCCGGAATGAGAGCGAGGCGATTCACTGCGATCGTCAAAGTCGTTTTACGCCATTCCCCCTGACGGAAACTCAGCAGGCGTGGCTGATCGGGCGTCACAGCGCTTTCGCTTACGGCGGTCTTGCGTGTCGTGGGTTTCTTGCTGTGAGTTTCCCCGCTGTGCTGGAGCCCGTGCGGCTGGAGCAGGCATTGCAGCAGTTGATTGCTCGCCACGACATGCTACGGGTGGTGGTGAAAGAGGAAGGCTTTCAGCGCGTTCTGTCAACGGTGCCTGATTATACGCTGCCCACCAGCGATCTACGCCATCTTGGTACTGAAGCGGCGCAGCGCGCCGTGGAGCGGCTACGCGATACCCTGTTGTCGGCCCCGTCTGATTACGCCACCTGGCCGCTGTTCGCGGCGCATGCGGTGCGGTTGGCCCGTGAGACACAGTTGCTGTTGGCCGTTGAACTGATCGCATTGGATGCGGCCAGCCTCTATCTGTTGGTCGATGAGCTTGCGCTGCTGTTGTTCAATCCGGAACAGCTTCTCCCTGCGCCTGACATTACCTTTCGTGACTGCGTGATTGCACGGCGTGCCGCACGTGAAGGAAAACGCTATCGAGACGATCGACACTATTGGCTGGCACGCCTTGATGCCCTGCCTGACGCGCCGCAACTGCCGCTGGCGGAAGCCGCGGCCGATGCGCCTTTTCTGCGCCGTTATCGGCTGCTGTCGGCGAGTCAGGTCAGACAGCTCGGCTCACTGGCTGGCGAACATCAGGTGACTTTGAGTGTATTGTTGCTCGGGGCGTTTGCCCAGGTGCTGGCGCTGTACAGTCAACAGCGTCATTTCACGCTGAATTTGCCCGTGTCTAGGCGCGATCAACGGCACCCCGATATCCAGCGCGTGGTGGGAGATTTTACTGACACCGTGCTGCTTGAGGTTGATTTACAAGGTGTAGTCCCGTTTGGCGAACAACTGCGTGTGCTCAGTCAGCGCCTGTGTGACGCGATGGATCACGTCAGTTACTCCGGGTTAGAAGTGCTCAGAGCGCTTTCTCGCCGTCTCGGGGACGCCCAAATAATGCCCGTGGTGTTTACCAGCACATTGGGGCAACGCGGACACCGCGAGGGGAAAAAGCCTTGCTATCACCTTGTTCAAGGCATGACGCAGACGCCGCAGGTGCTGATCGATTGTCAGGTAGTGGAGCAACCAGAAGGGATCCTGGTGGCATGGGATTCGCGCGAGGCGCTGTTTCCTCCGGCCTTGATTGAGCATGCGTTCGAACTGTATAGCAGTTTTATCAATCGGCTGATTGAAGACGGTGAGGGCTGCATGCTGCAGGTCCGCCCGGTGCCGCTGCCCGCCTCATTGTGCCATGCGCGTCAGTATGCCAACGCGACCTGTAGGGCTCATCCGGCCCAGTTACTGCATCAGGGGATTGTGGTGCAGGCTGAACGGCGTCCCGAAGCTATCGCAGTCATTGATGAACACGGTGCGCTGAGCTACCAACAACTGCTGGCGCAGGCCTGCAGGCTGGCCGCACGGTTGCAGCAGGCGGGGCATCAACCTACACAACGGGTTGCCATTTTCTGTGATAAGGGGCGGGGACAGGCACTATCCGTGCTTGCAACGCTACTGTGCGGGGGATGCTATGTGCCGTTTTACTTGAAGCAACCGACGGCGCGTCGCGACCTGATGTTGCAAGATGCTGACATTGCGTGGGCCGTTGCCGACGATCTCACTTTGCTTCCCGCAGGTATCCAGGTGTTTAACTGGCGGTGTGAAACACCAGTGTGCGACTTCACACCGGTATCGGTGGCACCGGAGCAGCCCGCATACCTGATTTATACCTCAGGTTCTACCGGCACACCAAAAGGGGTGGTGATGTCTCATCAGGCTGCCTGGAATACGCTGGCCGACATCAACCACCGCTTTGCCGTGGGGCCGCAGGATGCGGTGCTGGCTTTGGCTAATCTCTCCTTCGATCTCGCCGTTTACGACCTATTTGGCGTGCTGGCCGCCGGAGGGCGTCTGGTCTATCCCCATGCGGCTCAGCAGGGCGATCCGGCGCACTGGGCGCAGCAGATTCAGCATCATGACATCACCTTGTGGAACAGCGTGCCGTCACAGTTGCAGATGCTGTGCGATGTCCGGCAACCGTTGGCACCGCTGCGCGTGGTGCTGGTCTCCGGGGATTGGGTGCCGCGTAGCCTGACGGAATCGCTGTCGGCGTTACAGGCATCCGCTGAGCTGTTTGCCCTGGGGGGGGCCACTGAAGCGGGCATTTGGTCGGTGTGCTGCCCAGTCAATGCGCTGGAGGCCCACTGGGTTCATGCCCCTTATGGCGCGCCCCTCGCCAACCAGCGCCTGTACGTTCTGGACGACGCAATGAATGACCGTCCCGATTGGGTAGAGGGAGAAATTGCCATCGCCGGAGCCAGCCTGGCCGACGGATACTGGCAGGATGCCGAAAAGACGGCGCAACGTTTTGTCACCGCGCGCAATGGTGAGCGTCGCTACCTTACTGGCGATCGAGGGCGTTATTGGCCCGACGGTCGTATCGAATTTCGAGGTCGCTATGACCAGCAGGTGAAAATCCACGGTCACCGGGTGGAACTGGGCGAGATCACCGCGACGCTGCGCCAACATCCGGCGGTTGCGGATGGCATTGCGCTGCTGACGGCAGAGGGGACGTTGCACGGTGTAGTCGAAATGGCTGCCGGACAACAGTCCGCCGCCACCTCGGTGACTGATGCTGCCCGATACTGCGCAGATCAACTCGAACGGGGGATGGATGCCCCGGCGTTCACGGCATTGATGGCAGCGGCGGACCGGGTAGCCATGCTGGCGATGGCAGCCCGGTTACGGGCCGATGGGTTATTCGGCGCGGAGGCGGTTTACCATTCATTAGACGAGATATATCAGGCAACGCATGTGGCGCAGACGCATCAGCGCTTGCTGCGTCGTTGGTTGGATGCCTTAGTCGGGGCGCGGGCGTTAACGCGCGATGCACAAGGTCATTACCGTGACTTGATACCGAGTGATACAGCGGCGCTTGACGATGCCTGGCAACAGGTTGACCGCCTCGAACAGCGTACTCGCTATGGCAGTCTGACATTGAATTACATCCGGGCGTGCAGTGAAGATCTGGCAGGGCTATTACGCGGTGAGCGAGATGTGCGTGGGCTGCTGTTTCCACAAGGCGAACTCTCGACGGCGCAGGCCGCCTACCGCGATAACGTGGCGAGCCGCAGCATGAATGCCATTGCTATTGCAGCCATTACCGAATTTGCGAAGCAGTGCGATCGGCCATTGCGCTTGCTGGAAGTGGGAGCCGGGGTGGCGGGGACGGCCAGCGAGTTGGTTCCTGCGCTGGCTGCCTATGGTACTGAATACTGGTTTACTGATTTGTCGACGTTCTTCCTGACAGAAGCGCGTAAACGCTTTGCTGACTACGACGGTATGCACTACGGCCTGTTTGATATGAACCTACCCGCCGCGGCGCAGGGCATGCAGGCCAACAGTATGGACGTTATCCTGTGCGCCAACGTGTTGCACAATGCACGACACGCGGGTGAGGTGCTGGCCGGTCTGGCGCAATTGCTGACACCGGGCGGCATTCTGGTGTTTATTGAACCGGTGCGGCGCCATAACTACCCGCTGTTAGTGTCGATGGAGTTTTTCCCCGAACTGACCGGATTCACCGATCTGCGTGCAGAAACCGATCAGACCTTCTTTACCCGTGAACAGTGGCTCGATTTATTGCAGCAGGCGGGCGCGACGCTGCTTGACTGCTCACCTGCTGCGCACAGCGCCTTGGCAACGTCGGGGCAGGGCGTCTTTATCGCTCAGTTTAAAACCGACCGTGCCAGTGTGTCTGATGCGCGTCTGCGGACGTACCTGCAAACGCGGCTACCGGTGTACATGATACCGACACAGTTGCATGTCTGGGATGCTTTGCCGCGCACTTCGAGCGGCAAAATAGACAGACCGATGCTGGCGAAAATGCTGGTGAGCCACGGGTCAATCGCGACATCGCAGGTGCTGGGTGATGCGCTGAGTGACGCACTGGAAAAGGATATTGCTGCCATCTGGAGCGAGGTCCTCGACACGGAGATCGTTACACGGGACGCCGATTTTTATGCCTGTGGCGGCGATTCGCTGTTGCTGTCGCGCATGATTGGCCGACTGCGCGAGCGCGTCCCTGCGGCCAACGCGCTGACCTGGGGAAGTTTGCTGCGTCATTTGCTGCAAGAACCCACGCTAAAATCCCTTTCTGCAAGGCTGCGTCAGGTCGAAAAACAACAAACGGTGGCATCCCCCACACAGGTTCCTCTGGTGGCCTTATGGGAAACGGCGGGCGTGTCATCACACGCCTGTGTGTTGTTACATGCGGGTAGTGGCGATATGCAGCCCTATCGACACGTGCTGCCGGAATTGGATAAATCAGGCTATTCCTGCGGGATCGGGATTGAACTGCCTTCACTGACGGCGTTTATGGCGTTACCCCCGTCGCAGGCGCTGCTCAGACTGGCGGGACAGTATGCTGATGCACTTTGCGAACGGGGAGAGCGCTTCACGCTAATCGGCTACTGTTTGGGGGGATTGCTGGCAGCAGAAATGGCTCGTCAGCTCAGTGAGCGCGGTGTCAGCGTGCAACAATTGGTGGTAATTAGCGCCTGGCAGCCGCCGCGCGTGGACGATGTGCGTCTGGTTGAGTACGTGTTTGCCCGTTCACACGGCGCATGCATGGAGGCGTTGCGTTTGCCGTCGGAATCGGCACTGGCAGAGGTTGTTCATTACGTGCTGCGTGAAACACCGTCCCACATCCCCGCTGGTGCATTCGACCGCCTGCCTGAAGCCTATCAGCCAGTCGGTGACGCACTGAGTCAATGGGCGATGAAACCGCTGAATGAGCGATTGCGTGTCTTGCAGGCCGGTGGAGATGCGCAGGGAGCATACCTTGCTCCCGCCGGTGAAGTGCAGGCCTTTGCGGAGCGCCATGCGCTGTTCCATCACTGCATGGCCGCCGTGGGTGAACACCAGCCTGCGCCCTGGACGGGAAAAACCGTGCTGATACGTAACAGTGCGAGCGATCCACTATTGCCGGGTACGCCGCAGGATGTCACCGACTATTGGCGACGTCTAAGCCTTGGCGATCTGACCGTGGTGGACACGCCTGGCGATCATTTCAGTTGCATGACGCAGCAACATGCTGCGTCTCTGGCTGACTGTATCGCACGGCACACGCGTCCGGAGGCGGTGCTGTGA